In Synechococcus sp. A18-25c, a single window of DNA contains:
- a CDS encoding Nif11-like leader peptide family natural product precursor encodes MTKTPVQRFLEHLGRDPVLQVKVEAAVTADEVALLAQELGYAVSGSDLLMLSGRHAPGVRVTRVDHPGEYPGRYY; translated from the coding sequence GTGACCAAAACGCCCGTTCAACGTTTCCTGGAGCATTTGGGACGTGACCCCGTGCTCCAGGTGAAGGTTGAGGCTGCGGTGACCGCGGATGAGGTGGCCTTGTTGGCTCAGGAGCTTGGTTACGCCGTTTCGGGTAGTGATCTGTTGATGCTGTCGGGTCGACATGCACCCGGTGTTCGTGTCACTCGCGTCGATCATCCTGGGGAATATCCAGGCCGTTACTACTGA
- a CDS encoding 2TM domain-containing protein: MSTEKLREEALARLKHRKGLKKQFQTYVITNLTLIVIWALSGQGDFWPAWPIAFWGLTLLYQAWSFEHPDKPISSQDIEREMNRMKS, translated from the coding sequence ATGAGCACTGAAAAGCTCAGAGAGGAAGCCCTCGCTCGCCTCAAGCATCGAAAAGGCCTGAAAAAACAGTTTCAAACCTATGTGATCACGAACCTCACACTGATCGTGATCTGGGCACTGTCAGGCCAAGGAGATTTCTGGCCGGCCTGGCCGATTGCATTCTGGGGTCTAACCCTGCTTTACCAAGCATGGTCGTTTGAGCATCCTGACAAACCAATTAGCAGCCAAGACATTGAGCGTGAAATGAATCGAATGAAGTCTTGA
- a CDS encoding DUF4145 domain-containing protein has protein sequence MFLNAFDLETSNGARNLELRAGFFPGMGLDVDLLAISATRPNEENHHGILAMELQDSFGFQLERVPKAVDLSGSLLNSWVSQPLELQPAATNRGGRNLNSHFQRVAVVAAGLKAGAQANEPWDAFNRLFSLLAILPMQGIRCHTVAAPLFGLHPTSREETRDYSRLLELCRQGFRHLPELHRLILFDSDDAVMRPLGQTIDRAIQRQDPHHTLIERPGDSASLDHLRRLLHGLLEDESLKPLRITSDLSELLRLLESDEFSPISLGMHARRLMERLVRHNLRSQGDDELRGLNQGIQKLRLLGMDPWLLSCMHQVRTFGNWMGHPQDAGSNRRIGQHDVIAMLCSLRRVLSEYPWVK, from the coding sequence ATGTTCCTCAATGCCTTTGATCTGGAAACCAGCAACGGCGCTCGCAATCTGGAACTAAGGGCGGGCTTTTTCCCTGGGATGGGTCTGGATGTGGATCTGCTCGCGATCTCCGCCACTCGCCCAAACGAGGAGAACCATCACGGCATCCTGGCCATGGAGCTCCAAGACAGTTTTGGCTTCCAGCTTGAGAGAGTCCCCAAAGCGGTGGATCTCAGTGGCAGCCTGCTGAACAGCTGGGTCAGCCAACCGCTAGAGCTCCAGCCAGCTGCAACCAATCGAGGCGGTCGGAATCTCAACAGCCATTTCCAACGGGTGGCTGTCGTCGCCGCAGGCTTGAAAGCAGGTGCCCAAGCCAACGAACCATGGGATGCCTTCAACCGCCTGTTTTCACTGCTGGCGATCCTGCCGATGCAAGGCATTCGTTGCCACACCGTTGCTGCTCCTTTGTTTGGCCTCCACCCAACAAGCCGCGAGGAAACGCGCGACTACTCCAGGTTGCTGGAGCTCTGCCGCCAAGGCTTCCGACATCTGCCCGAGCTGCATCGCTTGATCCTGTTCGACAGTGACGATGCCGTCATGCGACCCCTGGGGCAAACCATTGACCGTGCCATTCAAAGGCAGGACCCGCATCACACGCTGATTGAACGTCCAGGTGATTCAGCAAGCCTTGATCATCTCCGTCGGCTACTGCATGGACTTCTGGAAGACGAAAGCCTCAAACCACTGCGAATCACCTCTGATCTCAGCGAACTTCTGCGGTTGCTGGAAAGCGATGAGTTCTCGCCGATCTCACTTGGAATGCACGCACGACGACTGATGGAGCGACTGGTCAGACATAACCTGCGAAGCCAAGGTGATGATGAACTGCGCGGGCTCAATCAAGGGATTCAGAAACTAAGGCTCTTAGGAATGGACCCATGGTTACTGAGTTGCATGCATCAGGTGAGAACCTTCGGGAATTGGATGGGCCACCCGCAGGATGCGGGTAGCAATCGGAGAATCGGGCAGCACGATGTGATCGCCATGCTGTGTTCGCTTCGACGCGTGCTGTCGGAATACCCATGGGTGAAATAG
- a CDS encoding GAF domain-containing protein, protein MQPALIPKNEQERLKALSEYRILGTRPEQSYDDITRMASLVCRTPIALMSLVDSNRQWFKSKVGITSDETPRDWSFCAHAIHTDQPLIVNDALNDERFVDNPLVCGDPRIRFYAGFPLNNDQAHRIGTLCVIDRMPNHLSEDQQQIMEALARQVVVFLDLRKRSIKLLESFCRENKPPGMISTCSYCRKAKDEQGQWIYLDQFLSHRTNLNFSHGICDCCMEEHFPEVIEAWNAGLNTAEHLSESNERMQPGHVS, encoded by the coding sequence ATGCAACCAGCGCTCATTCCTAAGAACGAGCAGGAGCGCTTGAAAGCCCTCAGTGAATACAGGATTCTTGGAACTCGACCTGAGCAGTCCTACGACGACATCACGCGAATGGCATCCTTGGTGTGTCGCACGCCGATTGCCTTGATGAGCCTTGTCGACTCCAACCGACAATGGTTCAAGTCAAAAGTGGGAATCACATCAGACGAAACACCACGCGATTGGTCGTTCTGCGCCCATGCCATCCATACGGACCAACCGTTGATTGTCAACGATGCACTCAACGACGAACGATTTGTCGATAATCCTTTGGTTTGCGGGGATCCCAGAATCCGCTTTTATGCTGGATTTCCACTGAATAATGACCAAGCTCACCGCATCGGCACGCTATGCGTCATCGATCGAATGCCAAATCATCTCTCTGAAGATCAGCAGCAGATCATGGAAGCGTTAGCACGGCAAGTTGTGGTTTTTCTCGATCTGCGCAAGCGGTCGATCAAATTACTGGAATCTTTCTGCAGAGAAAATAAACCCCCAGGAATGATCTCCACTTGCAGCTACTGCCGCAAAGCCAAAGATGAACAAGGGCAGTGGATTTATCTTGATCAATTCCTCTCTCACCGCACCAATCTGAATTTCTCCCATGGAATTTGCGACTGCTGCATGGAAGAGCATTTTCCTGAGGTGATCGAAGCCTGGAATGCAGGACTCAACACCGCAGAGCACTTATCAGAATCCAACGAACGCATGCAACCAGGTCATGTCAGCTGA
- a CDS encoding SDR family NAD(P)-dependent oxidoreductase, protein MTRSSRTALITGASSGIGLSSAHRLIDRGWRVIAAARRLERMESLRQRGAEVLPLDIASEASRRQLADAIESRVGGLDALVNNAGFGDVGPVETMPLDQVREMFEVNLFGLMGLTQLLLPPMREKHCGRIVNVSSIAGRFVTPGAGWYGASKHALEGISDALRLEMHRFGVQVVLVEPGLIRTGFESVADASMQTHCADPIWGSMMRKVSAGWSEGFRKGSSPDVVANTIATALEADHPKARYRCGRESESVLVQRFMPTTLWDALVRKRMIG, encoded by the coding sequence ATGACGCGCTCCAGTCGCACTGCGTTGATCACTGGGGCATCCAGCGGCATTGGTCTTTCAAGCGCGCATCGACTTATTGATCGTGGTTGGCGGGTGATTGCGGCTGCCCGTCGTCTCGAGAGAATGGAATCGCTGCGCCAGCGTGGTGCTGAAGTTCTGCCATTGGACATCGCCTCAGAAGCCTCCCGGCGTCAATTGGCTGATGCCATTGAAAGCCGAGTTGGAGGGTTAGATGCGCTTGTGAATAATGCGGGCTTCGGCGATGTCGGGCCTGTGGAGACCATGCCGCTGGATCAGGTTCGCGAGATGTTTGAGGTGAATCTGTTCGGGCTGATGGGTCTGACGCAGCTGTTGCTTCCACCCATGCGGGAGAAACACTGTGGGCGCATTGTGAACGTGTCATCCATTGCGGGTCGGTTTGTTACGCCTGGCGCGGGTTGGTATGGCGCAAGCAAGCATGCACTTGAAGGCATCAGTGATGCGCTCAGACTTGAAATGCATCGTTTTGGCGTTCAGGTGGTGCTGGTGGAGCCCGGTCTGATTCGGACAGGCTTTGAATCAGTGGCTGATGCTTCTATGCAGACGCACTGTGCCGACCCGATCTGGGGATCAATGATGCGAAAGGTTTCCGCAGGATGGTCCGAGGGGTTCCGAAAGGGGTCCTCTCCGGATGTTGTGGCTAACACGATCGCGACGGCTTTAGAAGCTGACCATCCGAAAGCGCGCTACCGATGCGGACGTGAGTCGGAGTCTGTGTTGGTACAACGCTTTATGCCAACGACGCTTTGGGATGCCTTGGTGCGCAAACGCATGATTGGTTAA
- a CDS encoding DUF427 domain-containing protein, whose product MQAIFNGTVLAESDDIVIVDGNPYFPREAMRTDFFRASTHTTVCGWKGEARYWDVVVDGQEISNVVWSYDAPKPDAEKIRERFAFYRGRGVEVH is encoded by the coding sequence ATGCAGGCGATTTTCAACGGAACGGTTCTTGCCGAGAGCGATGACATCGTGATCGTGGATGGCAATCCGTATTTTCCTCGCGAGGCCATGCGTACGGATTTTTTTCGCGCGTCAACGCACACCACCGTTTGTGGTTGGAAAGGAGAGGCCCGCTACTGGGATGTGGTTGTGGACGGTCAAGAGATCAGCAATGTGGTTTGGAGCTATGACGCACCGAAGCCGGATGCTGAGAAGATCCGTGAGCGGTTTGCTTTCTACCGTGGCAGGGGTGTTGAGGTGCATTAA
- a CDS encoding NAD-dependent epimerase/dehydratase family protein, translating into MRFGVIGCGYVGMDTAIRLKYANHHVIATTRSKARLGELQELLHGAHLLDITEPDLDLSFADSLDGLLISVAPTMKGEGYSSVFARGIRNLTHALRQRPRQKSLHITYISSAGLYGDQGGASVTEDSAVDTHSPVNALLGAAEELVLDLSSNQFKICILRLGGIYGPGRDMVSIIRQAAGQQVPKYGNAVTAWSNIVDITRGIYFAYENQLEGIYNLVDDMQLSRRELSTMICDLDGLPPVIWSHTPSPNERNMNARVSNAKLKNEGFQLISPSMLIPTTAP; encoded by the coding sequence ATGCGGTTTGGAGTGATTGGTTGTGGCTATGTCGGCATGGACACGGCCATTCGTCTCAAGTACGCCAACCATCACGTCATTGCTACGACGCGTTCCAAGGCAAGGCTTGGAGAGTTGCAAGAACTTCTGCATGGCGCCCACCTGCTCGACATCACTGAGCCCGACTTGGATCTGAGCTTTGCAGATTCGCTTGACGGGCTACTGATCAGCGTGGCACCCACCATGAAGGGTGAGGGATACAGCAGTGTGTTTGCTCGGGGAATTCGGAACCTTACCCACGCGTTGCGTCAACGACCAAGACAAAAATCCCTCCACATCACCTACATCAGCAGCGCCGGTCTTTACGGAGACCAAGGGGGTGCATCGGTGACAGAGGACTCAGCAGTGGACACCCACTCTCCTGTGAATGCATTGCTAGGAGCAGCTGAAGAGCTTGTGCTGGATCTCAGCAGCAACCAATTCAAAATTTGCATCCTGAGGCTCGGCGGCATTTATGGCCCTGGGCGAGACATGGTGTCCATTATTCGACAAGCGGCTGGTCAGCAAGTGCCGAAATATGGAAATGCAGTCACTGCCTGGAGCAACATTGTTGATATCACGCGAGGAATTTATTTTGCCTATGAGAACCAATTGGAAGGGATTTACAATCTTGTAGATGACATGCAGCTGAGCCGCCGTGAACTCTCAACGATGATTTGCGATCTCGACGGCCTACCACCTGTGATCTGGAGTCATACCCCATCACCAAACGAAAGGAATATGAATGCACGCGTCTCCAATGCAAAACTGAAGAATGAAGGGTTTCAACTGATTTCACCGTCAATGCTGATCCCTACAACGGCTCCATAG
- the dcd gene encoding dCTP deaminase: MAVLGRQAILEAIDRGEITITPFDPARVGPASVDLTLASSFRVFRKVHEVIDVDEHTDYRSFTDKIDVNDGDHILIMPGETILGITLERLRLSPGLCGWLEGRSRFARLGLMVHISAPFMGPGIDSQQVLEMSNFGPAPLAVHPGTAICQFIFQTLDGEEHYQGRFAGQSQQSF; encoded by the coding sequence ATGGCAGTCCTGGGGCGACAGGCCATTTTGGAAGCGATCGACCGTGGTGAGATCACCATCACGCCTTTTGATCCTGCAAGGGTTGGCCCCGCTTCGGTGGACCTCACCTTGGCAAGCAGCTTCAGGGTGTTCCGCAAGGTTCATGAAGTGATCGATGTGGACGAACACACCGACTACCGCTCATTCACCGACAAGATTGATGTGAATGATGGCGATCACATCCTGATCATGCCAGGCGAAACGATTCTTGGAATCACCTTGGAGCGCCTCCGCCTCAGCCCAGGACTGTGTGGGTGGCTTGAAGGACGGAGTCGGTTTGCCCGGCTTGGCTTGATGGTGCATATCAGTGCACCATTTATGGGCCCTGGCATTGATAGTCAGCAAGTGCTCGAGATGAGTAATTTTGGGCCGGCCCCGTTGGCTGTGCATCCCGGCACCGCAATCTGTCAGTTCATTTTTCAGACTTTGGACGGAGAGGAGCACTACCAAGGGCGTTTCGCTGGTCAGAGCCAACAAAGCTTCTGA
- a CDS encoding putative quinol monooxygenase, with product MTTFNASTPFLLLARIHIKSDCVDAYLELAKQTDAAVQASEPGMLHHTFDQDPSDPQSFVWSEVYANDAAFEAHVSNPPVQEYLQKHAELGDGFSIEVYGTVGPECRELMQSFGLPLKIYESRLGYSRV from the coding sequence ATGACCACGTTTAACGCTTCCACCCCGTTCTTGCTTTTGGCACGCATTCACATCAAGTCCGATTGCGTCGATGCCTACCTCGAACTCGCCAAACAGACGGATGCAGCCGTGCAAGCCAGTGAACCGGGGATGCTTCATCACACCTTTGACCAGGATCCAAGTGACCCTCAATCATTCGTGTGGTCTGAGGTTTACGCCAACGATGCAGCCTTCGAAGCACACGTCAGCAATCCTCCAGTTCAGGAGTACCTCCAAAAGCATGCGGAATTGGGGGATGGATTCAGCATCGAGGTGTACGGAACGGTAGGGCCCGAATGCCGGGAGTTAATGCAATCCTTCGGATTGCCCCTCAAAATCTACGAAAGCCGATTGGGATACAGCCGCGTTTAA
- a CDS encoding lipocalin-like domain-containing protein, whose protein sequence is MSQSSTQQRQLVPGLSIHGAWQLVSYEVEVKSSGLMFNPMGQKPSGYVIFTPEGRVSFTLTAENRQAPESVQDNADLFNSMIAYTGTFRLSGNQWVTHVDAAWNPQWVGTEQTRYFLIEGDKLVVQTPWRVMPNWPDKGLTRSIVCFQRCQSNFKS, encoded by the coding sequence TTGAGCCAATCCTCGACGCAACAGCGACAACTCGTCCCGGGCTTATCGATCCACGGAGCCTGGCAGCTGGTGAGCTACGAAGTGGAAGTTAAATCCAGCGGTTTGATGTTCAATCCAATGGGTCAAAAACCGAGTGGCTACGTTATTTTTACCCCCGAAGGTCGTGTTTCATTCACGCTGACAGCAGAAAATCGGCAAGCGCCTGAGAGCGTCCAAGACAATGCCGATTTATTCAACAGCATGATCGCTTACACAGGCACCTTTCGACTCAGTGGCAATCAATGGGTGACCCACGTGGATGCTGCATGGAACCCTCAATGGGTCGGCACGGAACAAACCCGATATTTTTTAATTGAAGGTGACAAACTTGTTGTTCAAACACCCTGGCGTGTGATGCCGAACTGGCCCGACAAAGGTTTAACGCGCAGCATCGTCTGCTTCCAACGCTGTCAGAGTAACTTCAAGAGTTAA
- a CDS encoding superoxide dismutase family protein: MHRLVTLLSLCCLLLWPGTAMANNITITMNSISDQGIGESIGTVKAEDGPDGLVIRPSVQGLPEGEHGFHLHEGESCEIAQNGEGIAVAGLAALGHWDPDQTNTHQGPFGQGHRGDLSRLIVDVDGVTRTDVVAPRLNTADLRGHALIVHAGGDTYGDTPPLGGGGARIACGVAN, translated from the coding sequence ATGCATCGACTGGTCACCCTGCTTTCGTTGTGCTGCCTTTTGCTGTGGCCTGGAACCGCCATGGCAAACAACATCACGATCACGATGAACAGCATCAGTGATCAAGGCATCGGTGAGTCGATCGGAACCGTCAAGGCAGAGGACGGTCCCGACGGCTTGGTCATCAGACCCTCCGTTCAAGGGTTGCCTGAGGGCGAGCATGGTTTTCACCTTCATGAGGGTGAATCATGCGAAATCGCCCAGAATGGTGAAGGGATTGCTGTTGCAGGCCTCGCAGCCCTTGGACATTGGGATCCCGATCAGACCAACACGCACCAAGGGCCTTTCGGTCAAGGACATCGAGGTGATTTAAGTCGCTTGATTGTTGATGTGGATGGCGTCACACGCACCGATGTCGTTGCACCTCGACTGAACACCGCTGACCTCCGCGGTCATGCTCTGATCGTGCATGCCGGAGGCGATACCTATGGCGATACCCCTCCTCTTGGGGGTGGCGGTGCCCGAATCGCCTGCGGTGTGGCGAACTAG
- a CDS encoding cupin domain-containing protein: MVFRCLGFTASLLVLAAGAVQATPGPVMEELFRSSRTLGNRVVAYPAGTPEMRIFRITIPSGAKIPLHTHPSPVVVLVEQGALTNVRIVDGVEETSVVKAGDGFLEGHPGEPHYVINRGDEPVVSLVTFASVEGMPNLIRVE, translated from the coding sequence ATGGTCTTCCGTTGTTTGGGTTTCACAGCCTCTCTGCTGGTGCTGGCTGCTGGTGCTGTCCAGGCCACTCCAGGGCCAGTGATGGAAGAACTGTTCCGTTCAAGCCGCACCCTTGGTAACCGGGTGGTGGCCTATCCGGCCGGCACGCCGGAAATGAGGATCTTTCGGATCACAATTCCTTCGGGGGCCAAGATCCCGTTGCATACCCATCCGTCTCCCGTTGTGGTGTTAGTGGAGCAAGGTGCCCTGACGAACGTGCGGATTGTTGATGGTGTTGAAGAGACCAGTGTGGTGAAAGCTGGAGATGGCTTCCTGGAGGGGCACCCCGGCGAACCGCATTACGTGATCAATCGCGGAGATGAGCCTGTGGTCAGCCTGGTGACGTTCGCCAGTGTTGAGGGCATGCCGAATCTGATTCGTGTGGAATGA
- a CDS encoding TIGR03643 family protein, whose protein sequence is MPSQFLSLQDIDRVIEMAWEDRTPFEAIEFQFGLSESAVIALMRTELKSASFRAWRRRVSGRKSKHGRTNQSDRFKAACQR, encoded by the coding sequence ATGCCTTCCCAGTTTTTATCGCTTCAGGACATCGACAGGGTGATCGAAATGGCCTGGGAGGATCGCACTCCGTTTGAAGCGATTGAATTCCAATTTGGACTGTCTGAGTCAGCGGTGATCGCGCTCATGCGCACGGAACTCAAATCTGCATCCTTTCGAGCCTGGCGGCGGCGTGTGTCTGGCCGAAAGAGCAAGCATGGACGCACCAATCAATCGGATCGTTTCAAAGCGGCGTGTCAGCGTTGA
- a CDS encoding Nif11-like leader peptide family natural product precursor, whose protein sequence is MSEEQLKAFLEKVKVDSRLQEILKAAKSPDEVVAIAKDHGHDFTSDKISQLREEELEEVAGAGGRSFWWSVGCGTCAQQNI, encoded by the coding sequence ATGTCAGAAGAGCAACTCAAGGCCTTCCTTGAAAAGGTCAAAGTCGACTCTCGCCTTCAGGAGATACTCAAAGCGGCTAAATCGCCCGATGAAGTTGTAGCTATCGCGAAAGATCATGGTCATGATTTCACTTCTGACAAGATCAGCCAGCTTCGCGAAGAGGAGCTTGAAGAGGTGGCTGGTGCTGGAGGCAGGTCTTTCTGGTGGTCAGTCGGTTGTGGAACCTGTGCGCAACAAAATATTTGA
- a CDS encoding VanW family protein, with protein sequence MFEIPVPVHRRWYRQLMGREFFILRRKLRWYRSRKIWSDQRGELCPAFLKFQHRSVVLRPLPGVDPTLQLNKRRNLELATARIDQIVIQPGETFSFWKLVGRPTRRKGYLKGLVLRHGLISEGIGGGLCQLGNLLFWMAAHSPLTITERWRHGYDVFPDLNRSVPFGAGATLAYNYIDFQITNNTPYRFSFRLWLDSSFLNGSLYCDFDYQSTFSVEERFHEIKQQIWGGYSRHNQIHRIEHDQHGVISEHMLVENHALMMYEPLLPPS encoded by the coding sequence ATGTTTGAAATTCCTGTCCCCGTTCATCGCCGGTGGTATCGACAATTGATGGGTCGGGAATTCTTTATTCTCAGACGCAAATTGCGCTGGTATCGATCTCGAAAGATTTGGTCTGATCAGCGGGGTGAGTTATGTCCTGCATTCCTTAAATTTCAGCATCGCTCAGTGGTTTTGAGGCCTTTGCCTGGTGTTGACCCCACATTGCAACTGAATAAGCGTCGAAATTTAGAGCTGGCGACGGCTCGCATCGATCAGATCGTGATCCAACCAGGCGAGACATTCTCTTTTTGGAAGCTAGTGGGACGCCCGACGCGGAGAAAGGGATATTTAAAGGGATTGGTGTTGCGCCACGGGCTGATCTCTGAAGGGATTGGCGGTGGTCTTTGTCAGCTCGGCAATCTTCTGTTTTGGATGGCAGCCCACAGTCCTTTGACAATCACTGAGAGATGGCGTCATGGTTACGATGTATTCCCAGATCTCAATCGATCAGTCCCGTTTGGTGCCGGAGCGACACTCGCCTACAACTACATCGATTTTCAGATCACTAACAACACTCCTTATCGGTTTTCTTTCCGCCTTTGGCTGGATTCATCATTTTTGAATGGTTCGCTCTACTGCGATTTCGATTACCAGTCGACGTTTTCCGTTGAAGAGCGCTTCCATGAGATTAAGCAACAGATATGGGGTGGCTATTCAAGGCACAACCAGATTCATCGCATTGAGCACGATCAACACGGGGTGATCTCAGAGCACATGCTGGTTGAGAATCATGCATTGATGATGTACGAGCCTTTGCTGCCCCCGTCGTGA
- a CDS encoding Nif11-like leader peptide family natural product precursor, which yields MALEQLRTFLVRLQDDPNRKALVLAAATADDVAKIAAELGYEFAGDALPRFSRQTVGCVTVSKQETPGEYN from the coding sequence ATGGCGCTTGAACAGCTGAGGACATTTCTAGTGCGTCTGCAGGACGATCCCAATCGCAAGGCTCTTGTGTTGGCTGCGGCGACAGCCGATGATGTTGCCAAGATCGCGGCTGAATTGGGTTACGAGTTTGCAGGCGATGCGTTGCCTCGTTTCTCCAGGCAAACAGTGGGTTGTGTCACTGTCTCCAAGCAGGAAACGCCCGGTGAATACAATTAA
- a CDS encoding YccF domain-containing protein — protein MISSLLNILWVVLGGLVMALGWWLAGLLCAITIVGLPWARSCVVIGRFSLWPFGYEAVNRLEHSGRRDLGTGPLGLIGNVIWFLVAGWWLAIGHLSSALACFLTIVGIPFGIQHLKLALIALAPVGMTVIPIKRV, from the coding sequence ATGATCAGTTCGCTGCTCAACATCCTTTGGGTGGTCCTGGGCGGCCTGGTCATGGCACTGGGCTGGTGGCTCGCAGGTCTGCTCTGTGCCATCACCATCGTTGGACTGCCCTGGGCACGGTCATGCGTTGTGATCGGGCGTTTCTCGCTCTGGCCGTTCGGCTACGAAGCGGTCAACCGACTTGAACATTCCGGACGTCGCGATCTGGGAACAGGTCCACTGGGATTGATCGGCAATGTCATTTGGTTCCTGGTGGCGGGATGGTGGCTTGCCATCGGCCACCTGTCTTCGGCACTGGCCTGCTTTCTCACCATTGTTGGGATCCCCTTCGGAATTCAACATCTCAAGCTCGCGTTGATCGCCCTGGCGCCAGTGGGAATGACCGTGATTCCCATCAAACGCGTGTGA
- a CDS encoding glycosyltransferase family 2 protein, which translates to MTPLHSLALLLIAALLAGCIGLLILQLGLMRVFSSAPSLQPASEREVPETSLCVVIPAFNEALNVGPCLSSVLRSATPCRHWHVLLVDDASTDDTVEQAQATASALDPNASRFDFLQAGPRPVGERWVGKNWACARAMQQVQDEWILFLDADVQLKPQALHRALSQAIRDKADLLSLAPRLRCDCLAEWMVQPIMASLLGLGFPIEAANDPDSDVAFAAGPFMLFRRCAYEQIGGHQGLAAEVVEDLALARLIKRQGLRLRYLLGLDAVDLRMYFDLASLWEGWTKNWLLGLDGDPIKALGASAVVVLMFSLPWLLLPASVVLLGLLPSQAVWWFVAVSLSMTAIVQQFLIRRWNRQRFDMPITYWWLMGAGGLLVGAIGPVSVWRTLTGRGWTWKGRQLT; encoded by the coding sequence TTGACTCCGCTGCATTCCCTTGCATTGCTGTTGATTGCTGCGTTGCTGGCTGGCTGCATCGGGCTTCTGATCCTGCAGCTTGGCTTGATGCGTGTCTTTTCTTCAGCACCGTCACTGCAACCTGCGTCTGAGAGAGAGGTGCCCGAGACATCGCTTTGCGTTGTCATTCCTGCTTTTAATGAGGCTCTGAACGTCGGGCCATGCCTGAGCAGTGTTCTGCGCAGCGCCACTCCCTGTCGCCATTGGCATGTGTTGCTGGTCGATGATGCGTCGACCGATGACACGGTTGAACAAGCCCAAGCCACAGCTTCAGCACTGGATCCCAATGCCTCCAGGTTTGATTTCTTGCAGGCTGGGCCGCGTCCGGTCGGTGAGCGTTGGGTCGGCAAGAATTGGGCGTGCGCTCGTGCGATGCAGCAGGTTCAGGATGAGTGGATTCTCTTTCTCGATGCTGATGTTCAGCTCAAACCGCAGGCTCTGCACCGCGCCTTGAGTCAAGCCATTCGCGACAAGGCTGACTTGCTGAGCCTCGCTCCACGGTTGCGTTGTGACTGCCTTGCTGAATGGATGGTGCAACCGATCATGGCCAGTCTGTTGGGGCTTGGTTTTCCAATCGAAGCAGCGAACGATCCTGATTCGGATGTGGCCTTTGCAGCAGGCCCCTTCATGCTGTTTCGGCGGTGCGCTTACGAGCAGATCGGCGGCCACCAAGGTCTAGCCGCTGAAGTGGTGGAGGATCTGGCGTTAGCGCGCCTCATCAAGCGACAGGGGTTGCGATTGCGGTACCTGCTTGGTCTTGATGCTGTGGATCTGCGGATGTATTTCGACCTTGCTTCGCTTTGGGAGGGATGGACCAAAAACTGGTTGTTGGGACTGGATGGTGATCCAATCAAGGCGCTTGGTGCTTCCGCTGTGGTGGTGTTGATGTTCAGCCTTCCTTGGTTGCTGCTGCCCGCGTCCGTGGTGCTACTGGGGTTGTTGCCCTCCCAGGCTGTCTGGTGGTTTGTTGCTGTGAGTCTTTCGATGACGGCGATTGTTCAACAATTCCTGATCCGACGATGGAACCGCCAGCGTTTTGATATGCCGATCACCTATTGGTGGCTGATGGGAGCCGGGGGCTTGCTGGTTGGTGCGATTGGCCCAGTGTCTGTGTGGCGCACGCTCACAGGTCGTGGTTGGACTTGGAAAGGACGTCAGCTGACATGA